Proteins encoded in a region of the Streptomyces sp. PCS3-D2 genome:
- a CDS encoding 3-hydroxybutyryl-CoA dehydrogenase produces MSCERHEVTDLPSDITRVGVVGCGQMGAGIAEVCARSGLEVKVAETTGEALEIGRTRLQNSLTKAAERGKITEEERDATLARLTFTTDLGEFADRDLVIEAVVENEQVKTEIFQVLDQVITRPDAILASNTSSIPLVKLAVATSRPDQVIGIHFFNPAPVQKLVELIPALTTGEETIKRAEALVRDVLGKHAVRAQDRSGFVVNALLVPYLLSAIRMFESGIASREDIDNGMELGCAHPMGPLKLSDLIGLDTIASIADSMYAEYKEPLYAAPPLLQRMVDAGRLGRKTGAGFYPYG; encoded by the coding sequence ATGAGCTGCGAAAGGCACGAAGTGACTGACCTCCCTTCCGACATCACACGGGTCGGCGTAGTGGGCTGTGGCCAGATGGGCGCGGGTATCGCCGAGGTGTGTGCCCGAAGCGGCCTTGAGGTCAAGGTCGCCGAGACCACCGGCGAAGCCCTGGAGATCGGCCGTACCCGGCTTCAGAACTCCCTGACCAAGGCCGCCGAGCGTGGCAAGATCACCGAAGAGGAGCGGGACGCCACCCTGGCCCGCCTCACCTTCACCACCGACCTCGGCGAGTTCGCCGACCGCGACCTCGTCATCGAGGCGGTCGTCGAGAACGAACAGGTCAAGACCGAGATCTTCCAGGTCCTCGACCAGGTGATCACCCGCCCGGACGCGATCCTCGCCTCCAACACCTCCTCGATCCCGCTGGTCAAGCTGGCCGTCGCGACCTCCCGGCCCGACCAGGTGATCGGCATCCACTTCTTCAACCCGGCCCCCGTCCAGAAGCTCGTCGAGCTGATCCCGGCGCTGACCACGGGCGAGGAGACGATCAAGCGGGCAGAGGCCCTGGTGCGGGACGTGCTCGGCAAGCACGCCGTCCGCGCCCAGGACCGTTCCGGCTTCGTGGTCAACGCGCTCCTCGTCCCCTACCTGCTGTCCGCGATCCGGATGTTCGAGTCGGGCATCGCGAGCCGCGAGGACATCGACAACGGCATGGAGCTGGGCTGCGCCCACCCGATGGGCCCGCTGAAGCTGTCCGACCTCATCGGTCTGGACACCATCGCCTCGATCGCCGACTCGATGTACGCCGAGTACAAGGAGCCGCTGTACGCCGCTCCCCCGCTGCTCCAGCGCATGGTCGACGCCGGCCGCCTGGGCCGCAAGACGGGTGCGGGCTTCTACCCGTACGGCTGA
- a CDS encoding glycoside hydrolase family 10 protein, with product MAHIGRRALLAGAAGVIAAASGAPAFAAPQTADPHSGRGAGTPEFRGMWIASVSNVDWPSRSGLSAATQRKELSGLLDTAVRRRLNAVVLQVRPTADALWPSPFEPWSQWLTGKQGVDPGWDPLGTAVAEAHARGLELHAWFNPYRVANHADLDRLVPEHPARRRGWTVEYGGKLYYNPGVPEVRRFVQEAMLDAVTRYPLDAVHWDDYFYPYPVAGEYFDDDDAYDAYGAAFRSRAAWRRNNTDTLVREMSQRLRALRPAVRFGISPFGIWRNSDRDPAGSKTRGLAAYDDLYADTRRWVREGWIDYVVPQVYWHIGHAAADYAALVPWWARTVAGTRTELYVGEALYRCDAASPTPAWRDPAELSRHVRLARGYPEVRGHVYFSAKQVAADPNGAMARVVADHYGSAVPPR from the coding sequence ATGGCGCACATCGGCCGACGGGCACTGCTGGCAGGGGCGGCGGGGGTGATCGCCGCCGCTTCGGGGGCACCGGCGTTCGCCGCGCCGCAGACCGCGGACCCGCACTCCGGGCGGGGGGCCGGCACCCCCGAGTTCCGTGGGATGTGGATCGCGTCCGTCTCGAACGTGGACTGGCCCTCGCGCAGCGGGCTATCGGCCGCGACCCAGCGCAAGGAGCTGTCGGGCCTGCTCGACACCGCCGTCCGTCGCCGGCTCAACGCGGTAGTCCTCCAGGTCCGGCCGACCGCCGACGCGCTGTGGCCGTCCCCCTTCGAGCCCTGGTCGCAGTGGCTGACGGGCAAGCAGGGGGTCGATCCCGGCTGGGACCCCCTCGGCACGGCCGTCGCCGAGGCGCACGCTCGCGGTCTGGAACTGCACGCCTGGTTCAATCCGTACCGGGTGGCCAACCACGCCGACCTCGACCGGTTGGTGCCCGAGCACCCGGCGCGGCGGCGCGGCTGGACGGTCGAGTACGGCGGGAAGCTCTACTACAACCCCGGCGTGCCCGAGGTGCGGCGGTTCGTGCAGGAGGCCATGCTCGACGCGGTCACCCGCTACCCCCTGGACGCCGTCCACTGGGACGACTACTTCTACCCCTATCCGGTGGCGGGCGAGTACTTCGACGACGACGACGCCTACGACGCGTACGGGGCCGCCTTCCGGTCGAGGGCGGCCTGGCGCCGCAACAACACCGACACCCTGGTCCGCGAGATGTCCCAGCGGCTGCGCGCCCTGCGCCCCGCGGTCAGGTTCGGCATCAGCCCCTTCGGGATCTGGCGCAACTCCGACCGCGACCCGGCCGGATCGAAGACCCGGGGCCTTGCGGCGTACGACGACCTCTACGCGGACACCCGCAGGTGGGTCAGGGAGGGCTGGATCGACTACGTCGTTCCGCAGGTCTACTGGCACATCGGTCACGCGGCGGCCGACTACGCGGCGCTCGTCCCCTGGTGGGCCCGGACCGTCGCGGGCACCAGGACCGAGCTGTACGTGGGCGAGGCGCTGTACCGCTGCGACGCCGCGAGCCCCACGCCGGCCTGGCGGGATCCGGCGGAGCTGTCGAGGCACGTGCGTCTCGCCCGCGGATACCCGGAGGTCCGCGGCCACGTCTACTTCTCGGCGAAGCAGGTGGCCGCGGACCCCAACGGGGCGATGGCACGTGTGGTCGCCGACCATTACGGCTCGGCCGTGCCCCCGCGGTGA